A single region of the Ignavibacteria bacterium genome encodes:
- a CDS encoding VOC family protein, with protein sequence MGISIKRTGHTALLVDDVERAANFYNVNFGFDIIFIFEQWGLVRKNKDDIAFIRKGAPHPPHFGMRVASKDEVDKALHKLREIGTEILEEPKLHTDDSYSLLFADPDGNAVEIIYDPNISG encoded by the coding sequence ATGGGTATAAGCATTAAAAGAACCGGTCATACTGCATTACTGGTTGACGATGTCGAAAGAGCTGCAAATTTCTATAATGTTAATTTCGGCTTCGACATCATTTTTATTTTTGAACAATGGGGCCTTGTACGCAAGAACAAGGACGATATTGCATTTATAAGAAAAGGCGCCCCGCATCCCCCGCATTTCGGAATGAGAGTTGCTTCAAAAGATGAAGTGGATAAAGCCCTGCATAAACTCAGGGAAATCGGTACCGAAATTCTCGAAGAACCGAAACTTCACACAGACGACAGCTATTCACTGCTGTTTGCTGATCCCGACGGAAATGCCGTCGAAATAATTTATGACCCCAATATTTCGGGCTGA
- the fumC gene encoding class II fumarate hydratase produces the protein MEYRTESDSMGEIKVPSDKYYGAQTARSLQNFKIGGERFPRPLIRALGILKKAAALSNKELGILPAEKADLIIQAANEVIEGKLDEHFPLVVWQTGSGTQTNMNANEVISNRAIEISGGQMGSKKPIHPNDDVNKAQSSNDTFPTAMHIAAVEEIHRRLIPMVTKLRDALDKKSHEFNGIIKIGRTHLMDATPLTLEQEFSGYVQQLTNGLERINCALPRLYELALGGTAVGTGLNTHPEFAVKAAGNIAELTGKPFVSARNKFEALAAHDALVEMSGVLKTLAASLMKIANDVRWLGSGPRSGIGELSLPENEPGSSIMPGKVNPTQSEAMTMVCAQVFGNDVTINFSGSMGNFELNVFKPVIIFNLLQSIKLISDACESFTDNCVVGIQANTGNIKKHLQNSLMLVTALNPHIGYDNAAKVAKKAHKENKTLREAAIELGLLTGEKFDEVVKPEEMIGPKK, from the coding sequence ATGGAATATAGAACTGAATCAGATAGTATGGGAGAAATAAAGGTACCTTCTGATAAATACTACGGGGCACAGACAGCCCGCTCTTTACAAAACTTCAAAATAGGCGGAGAACGCTTCCCGAGGCCTCTTATCAGGGCCCTTGGCATATTAAAAAAAGCAGCTGCACTCTCAAACAAAGAATTGGGAATTCTTCCTGCTGAAAAAGCCGACCTTATCATTCAGGCTGCAAACGAGGTTATTGAGGGGAAACTTGATGAACATTTCCCGCTCGTGGTCTGGCAGACCGGAAGCGGCACACAGACAAACATGAACGCAAACGAAGTTATCTCCAACCGCGCCATTGAAATCTCGGGCGGACAGATGGGAAGCAAGAAACCTATCCATCCCAACGACGACGTCAATAAGGCACAGTCATCAAACGATACTTTCCCTACGGCAATGCATATTGCGGCTGTTGAGGAAATCCACAGAAGACTCATCCCGATGGTTACAAAGCTGCGCGACGCGCTCGATAAAAAGTCACATGAATTCAATGGCATTATTAAGATCGGCCGCACGCACCTGATGGATGCAACCCCTCTTACGCTCGAACAGGAATTCTCAGGCTATGTTCAGCAGCTTACAAACGGCCTTGAAAGAATTAACTGCGCGCTTCCCAGGCTCTATGAGCTTGCATTGGGAGGCACTGCCGTTGGTACAGGCTTAAATACACACCCTGAATTTGCAGTTAAAGCTGCCGGAAACATTGCAGAGCTTACAGGCAAGCCTTTTGTTTCAGCAAGAAACAAGTTTGAAGCTCTTGCAGCTCACGACGCTTTGGTAGAAATGAGCGGCGTTCTGAAAACACTTGCAGCCTCACTGATGAAAATTGCAAACGACGTACGCTGGCTCGGCAGCGGTCCAAGAAGCGGAATAGGCGAACTCTCTCTTCCTGAAAACGAACCGGGCAGTTCAATTATGCCGGGCAAGGTTAACCCCACACAGTCTGAAGCAATGACTATGGTCTGCGCCCAGGTTTTCGGCAACGACGTTACCATAAACTTCAGCGGCTCAATGGGTAACTTTGAACTGAACGTCTTTAAGCCGGTTATCATATTCAACCTCCTGCAGTCAATAAAGCTTATTTCAGATGCCTGCGAAAGCTTTACCGATAACTGCGTAGTTGGAATACAGGCCAATACGGGCAACATTAAAAAACACCTTCAAAACTCCCTTATGCTTGTTACAGCACTTAACCCGCATATCGGATACGACAACGCCGCAAAGGTTGCAAAGAAGGCACACAAGGAAAACAAAACCCTCCGCGAGGCAGCCATTGAACTTGGACTCCTTACCGGGGAGAAGTTTGATGAAGTTGTAAAACCTGAAGAAATGATCGGGCCAAAGAAATAA
- the tkt gene encoding transketolase: MSDKAHELDELCINTIRFLAVDAVQKANSGHPGMPMGCAPIAYRLFTKYMRYNPDNPKWFNRDKFVLSAGHGSMLLYSMLYLTGYDISMEDLKSFRQWDSKTPGHPEAILTPGVETTTGPLGQGITNSIGMAVAQEFLAATFNKKDLPPVLDHYIYVIASDGDMMEGISHEASSFAGHQGLGKLIVFYDDNNISIDGSTNLAFTEDVGKRYEAYGWHVQHLDDVNDLKAMDRAIENAQKEKNRPSFIVTKTHIGFGSPNKQDKASAHGSPLGPDEVKLTKKNLGWPEDKTFYVPEEVSKFFSQFKEKGHKLEEEWGKQFEEYCGKYPEEGKLFSDVMTGNFGDKWQAKLPKFAVEPKGMATRSASGKALNAIASSIPTLIGGSADLAPSNNTELKGYPAFSPEHREGRNFHFGVREHGMAGMLNGMAIYGGVIPYGGTFLVFSDYLRPAIRLGVLSGLRPIYIFTHDSIGLGEDGPTHQAVEHLAALRAIPEVVVIRPADANETSFAWRAAIEHSGSPVALILTRQNVPVIDQDKYPSAEGLLKGAYVLRDTEGTPDIILMATGSEVQHILAASEELESQGIKARCVSFPSWELFDRQTEEYKNSVLLPEVKARLSVEAAVKMGWEKYVGQSGDSVSLDRFGMSAPGEVVMEKFGFTSANVVKRAKELLNKIKNNK, from the coding sequence ATGTCCGACAAGGCACATGAGCTCGATGAGCTTTGCATTAACACAATAAGATTTCTTGCAGTGGATGCTGTACAGAAAGCAAATTCGGGCCACCCTGGTATGCCTATGGGCTGCGCTCCTATTGCTTATAGATTATTTACAAAATATATGCGCTATAACCCCGATAACCCGAAGTGGTTCAACAGGGATAAATTCGTTCTTTCGGCAGGACACGGCAGCATGCTGCTCTATAGTATGCTTTACCTGACAGGCTATGACATTTCAATGGAAGATCTTAAAAGTTTCAGGCAGTGGGACAGCAAAACCCCGGGCCACCCCGAGGCAATCCTGACCCCAGGCGTTGAAACTACAACGGGACCTCTTGGACAGGGGATCACTAACTCCATAGGTATGGCTGTTGCACAGGAATTCCTTGCTGCAACTTTTAATAAAAAAGACCTTCCCCCGGTGCTCGACCACTACATCTATGTAATCGCAAGCGACGGCGATATGATGGAAGGTATTTCTCACGAGGCATCCTCATTTGCCGGACACCAGGGACTTGGAAAACTTATCGTTTTCTATGACGACAATAATATCAGCATAGACGGCAGTACAAACCTTGCCTTTACCGAGGACGTAGGTAAACGCTATGAGGCCTACGGCTGGCATGTCCAGCACCTGGATGACGTTAACGACCTTAAGGCAATGGACCGTGCAATTGAAAACGCACAGAAAGAAAAAAACAGGCCTTCTTTTATTGTTACCAAAACACATATAGGCTTTGGAAGCCCTAATAAGCAGGACAAGGCTTCAGCCCACGGCTCACCCTTAGGCCCCGATGAAGTAAAGCTTACAAAGAAAAACCTCGGATGGCCCGAAGATAAAACTTTTTATGTCCCTGAAGAAGTTTCAAAGTTCTTTTCACAGTTTAAGGAAAAAGGTCATAAGCTCGAAGAGGAATGGGGAAAACAGTTTGAAGAGTACTGCGGAAAATACCCCGAAGAAGGGAAGCTCTTTAGTGATGTAATGACAGGCAATTTCGGGGACAAATGGCAGGCGAAACTTCCCAAGTTTGCAGTTGAACCAAAAGGCATGGCAACACGCTCGGCCTCAGGAAAGGCTCTTAACGCCATAGCCTCTTCCATTCCTACTTTAATCGGCGGCTCTGCAGACCTTGCTCCTTCAAACAACACGGAATTAAAAGGCTATCCTGCATTTTCTCCCGAACACCGCGAAGGACGCAACTTCCACTTCGGTGTGCGTGAGCACGGTATGGCCGGAATGCTTAACGGCATGGCAATCTACGGCGGAGTAATTCCCTACGGAGGTACTTTCCTCGTATTCTCAGATTACCTCCGTCCTGCAATACGCCTGGGCGTACTCTCGGGCTTAAGGCCTATTTACATTTTTACACACGACAGCATTGGACTTGGCGAAGACGGTCCTACACATCAGGCCGTTGAGCACCTGGCAGCCTTAAGGGCAATTCCTGAAGTTGTCGTAATCCGCCCGGCTGATGCCAACGAAACGAGTTTTGCATGGCGCGCGGCAATTGAACATTCGGGCAGCCCGGTTGCACTTATCTTAACCAGGCAGAACGTCCCGGTAATTGACCAGGATAAATACCCAAGCGCTGAAGGCCTCCTTAAGGGTGCCTATGTGCTGCGTGATACAGAAGGTACTCCGGACATTATTCTTATGGCAACAGGAAGCGAAGTTCAGCACATACTGGCCGCCAGCGAAGAGCTCGAAAGCCAGGGCATTAAAGCCAGATGCGTAAGCTTCCCGTCGTGGGAGCTCTTCGACCGCCAGACAGAGGAGTACAAGAATTCAGTCCTTCTGCCTGAGGTAAAAGCACGCCTCTCGGTTGAAGCCGCAGTTAAAATGGGATGGGAAAAATATGTCGGTCAGTCGGGCGACTCTGTGAGCCTGGACAGGTTCGGCATGTCTGCTCCCGGTGAAGTTGTAATGGAAAAATTCGGCTTTACCTCAGCTAATGTGGTAAAAAGAGCAAAAGAATTATTAAATAAAATAAAAAATAATAAGTAG